One window of Lemur catta isolate mLemCat1 chromosome 3, mLemCat1.pri, whole genome shotgun sequence genomic DNA carries:
- the ATP5PB gene encoding ATP synthase F(0) complex subunit B1, mitochondrial isoform X2, with protein sequence MLSRVVLSAAATAAPCLKNPAVLGPGVLQATRIFHTGQPSLAPLPPLPEYGGKVRFGLIPEEFFQFLYPKTGVTGPYVLGTGLILYCLSKEIYVISPETFTAISTIGLLVYGIKKYGASVGEFADKLNEQKIAQLEEVKQASIKQIQDAIDMEKSQQALVQKRHYLFDVQRNNIAMALEVTYRERLYRVYKEVKNRLDYHISVQNMMHRKEQEHMINWVEKHVVQSISAQQEKETIAKCIADLKLLAKKAKAQPVL encoded by the exons ATGCTGTCCCGAGTGGTGCTTTCTGCTGCCGCCACAGCGG CCCCCTGCCTGAAGAACCCAGCCGTCCTAGGTCCAGG GGTATTGCAGGCAACGAGGATCTTTCACACAGGACAGCCAAGTCTTGCCCCTCTACCACCTCTTCCTGAATATGGAGGAAAAGTTCGTTTTGGGCTGATCCCTGAGGAATTCTTCCAGTTCCTTTATCCTAAAACCGGTGTAACAG GACCCTATGTGCTTGGAACTGGGCTTATCTTATATTGTCTATCCAAAGAAATATATGTGATTTCCCCAGAGACCTTCACTGCCATATCGACAATTGGGTTACTTGTctatggaattaaaaaatatggtGCCTCTGTTGGAGAATTTGCTGATAAACTCAATGAG CAAAAAATTGCCCAACTGGAAGAGGTGAAGCAAGCTTCCATCAAACAAATCCAGGATGCGATTGATATGGAGAAGTCACAGCAGGCACTGGTTCAGAAGCGCCATTACCTTTTTGATGTCCAGAGG AATAACATTGCTATGGCCTTGGAGGTTACTTACCGGGAACGGCTATATAGAGTATATAAGGAGGTAAAGAATCGCCTGGACTATCATATCTCTGTGCAAAATATGATGCATCGAAAGGAACAAGAGCACATGATAAACTGGGTGGAGAAGCATGTGGTGCAGAGCATCTCTGCACAGCAG GAAAAGGAGACAATTGCCAAGTGCATCGCAGATCTAAAGCTGCTTGCAAAGAAGGCTAAAGCACAGCCAGTTCTGTAA
- the ATP5PB gene encoding ATP synthase F(0) complex subunit B1, mitochondrial isoform X1, whose product MLSRVVLSAAATAAPCLKNPAVLGPGFYISAIATHRVLQATRIFHTGQPSLAPLPPLPEYGGKVRFGLIPEEFFQFLYPKTGVTGPYVLGTGLILYCLSKEIYVISPETFTAISTIGLLVYGIKKYGASVGEFADKLNEQKIAQLEEVKQASIKQIQDAIDMEKSQQALVQKRHYLFDVQRNNIAMALEVTYRERLYRVYKEVKNRLDYHISVQNMMHRKEQEHMINWVEKHVVQSISAQQEKETIAKCIADLKLLAKKAKAQPVL is encoded by the exons ATGCTGTCCCGAGTGGTGCTTTCTGCTGCCGCCACAGCGG CCCCCTGCCTGAAGAACCCAGCCGTCCTAGGTCCAGG GTTTTACATTTCTGCAATTGCTACCCATAGGGTATTGCAGGCAACGAGGATCTTTCACACAGGACAGCCAAGTCTTGCCCCTCTACCACCTCTTCCTGAATATGGAGGAAAAGTTCGTTTTGGGCTGATCCCTGAGGAATTCTTCCAGTTCCTTTATCCTAAAACCGGTGTAACAG GACCCTATGTGCTTGGAACTGGGCTTATCTTATATTGTCTATCCAAAGAAATATATGTGATTTCCCCAGAGACCTTCACTGCCATATCGACAATTGGGTTACTTGTctatggaattaaaaaatatggtGCCTCTGTTGGAGAATTTGCTGATAAACTCAATGAG CAAAAAATTGCCCAACTGGAAGAGGTGAAGCAAGCTTCCATCAAACAAATCCAGGATGCGATTGATATGGAGAAGTCACAGCAGGCACTGGTTCAGAAGCGCCATTACCTTTTTGATGTCCAGAGG AATAACATTGCTATGGCCTTGGAGGTTACTTACCGGGAACGGCTATATAGAGTATATAAGGAGGTAAAGAATCGCCTGGACTATCATATCTCTGTGCAAAATATGATGCATCGAAAGGAACAAGAGCACATGATAAACTGGGTGGAGAAGCATGTGGTGCAGAGCATCTCTGCACAGCAG GAAAAGGAGACAATTGCCAAGTGCATCGCAGATCTAAAGCTGCTTGCAAAGAAGGCTAAAGCACAGCCAGTTCTGTAA